The Planococcus donghaensis genome contains a region encoding:
- a CDS encoding NRDE family protein — translation MCLINLQFRNHPSYKLIIAANRDEFYSRPAASAHFWDDEPSILAGRDLTQLGTWLGVTKQGRIAALTNFRDPTNLEAGPLSRGAVVKNFLAATSSPEEYLQSIDPKQYAGFNLIVGDAEKLVYYNNIQNESYEIPPGTHALSNHFLNTPWPKVTKGKERLASYMAQTEKADLEELFTILANAEHAPDTHLPDSGVGLDLERMLSPIFIKTPDYGTRSATVVLVSHDNTLTFAERNFDKGQYKEDHQFDFKIN, via the coding sequence ATGTGCTTAATAAACCTGCAATTCCGAAATCACCCCAGCTATAAATTAATCATCGCGGCGAATCGCGATGAATTTTATAGTCGTCCTGCTGCATCTGCTCATTTTTGGGATGATGAACCTTCCATATTGGCTGGCCGAGATTTGACGCAATTAGGGACTTGGTTAGGCGTTACAAAGCAGGGGCGCATTGCCGCTTTAACAAATTTTAGGGATCCTACAAATTTGGAAGCTGGGCCTTTGTCTAGAGGCGCTGTCGTCAAAAATTTTTTAGCTGCTACAAGTTCTCCCGAAGAATATCTTCAGTCGATTGACCCAAAGCAATATGCGGGCTTTAATCTGATTGTAGGAGATGCGGAAAAATTAGTTTACTACAACAATATTCAAAATGAATCATACGAAATACCACCTGGAACCCATGCACTTAGCAATCACTTTTTGAATACACCATGGCCTAAAGTGACAAAAGGAAAAGAAAGACTTGCTTCCTACATGGCTCAAACAGAAAAGGCGGATTTAGAAGAGCTCTTTACAATTTTGGCCAATGCAGAACATGCACCCGATACGCACCTTCCCGATAGTGGAGTTGGCTTAGATTTAGAACGAATGCTATCACCCATTTTTATAAAAACACCCGATTACGGCACACGTTCTGCGACTGTTGTTTTGGTCTCCCATGATAATACACTGACCTTTGCCGAAAGAAATTTTGATAAAGGTCAATATAAAGAAGATCATCAATTTGATTTTAAAATCAACTGA
- a CDS encoding ATP-binding protein, with the protein MKKLHPKTSMMIQLFCVFWIVFFFLETEKTSSAENTKEIIQLDNNSSKVSLSESVQILKDTEGSYELDELVEPPESWKFVQNEEGVPNGGFSSDIYWIRFTVENTSKNEEWLLELANTFIDKAILYSPEPSGEYSSIQLSNDQSESEGVYSKHPPVFKLVLPNDGRNTFFMRVESQGAMHLPLTIWDHTAYNTKSNQTMALIGLIGGLCLIFCLWCIKWYRSSHQVSFLYLIFLAFSVLVASSSWKGWSFSYIWPDVEWWYGQTLLVTFGVVSLLFVLITKELLTNALELFWLSKVTKVTGAYVLLSWILSYFSYPVANAMLFVLVTLAVLLSLSIALYAWNKRISYVSSYAAALLLSVAILVISFLTAAALIPYVETVQYLLCFSSYIVLLLTAKTLFAKEKVQLEKNEQLEREANERQLIKIEALKSANKRKEELLAYTSNGLRTPLYGMIGLAETIRESANGKITPTMVNQLNDLVANGRNMAHLVNDILDFSKRNQASSRIQVEALVVDKICNDVLALCRPLIQTDLVTLYHTIPSSLPKVVADADHLQQILYNLLDNSIRHTYEGEIVVSAHVLGKELEISVKDTGVGIKEEKIPTLFEWNSTEEKTLENQGMGLKITKNLVELQGGNLKVESQEGTGSQFSFTVPIYEDDGAVQFLNNYESITKEMTAPQLADSILKQHATKRELHVLVIDSEEINRIVLIRQLLSEGYHAIGAENGQTAMHLLSYKPVDLIVMDGRLSDMTGDELCRRIRIEFTLTELPILMLSNVDSLQEKKEAFRAGANDYLLKPCDKEEFLLRVRTLANTSSLTQEITNLNYFLERNVKERTMELEITNLNLLTVNDEIQEIEKSRNEMLSAISHELGTPITLIHSYIQAVKESLIEENNPRYLDMIHKKLLLLERLTEDLVELTEYKSGHMTLRFVEYDMNNWVTRLIESMESDVTQSGRAFKFLGTDNQDDINESLLRIDLDRLDQVISNILWNSVKHTSAEEGMITLAIDILAKNNNNIVLDEECDGELVIRIADNGCGIKKDSLPHIFERFYKINSSANYKGSGLGLAIAKEIILAHNGQIWADSTVGQGSEFIIVLPLTFQ; encoded by the coding sequence ATGAAGAAATTACATCCGAAAACTTCCATGATGATTCAGCTTTTTTGTGTTTTTTGGATTGTATTCTTTTTTCTCGAAACTGAAAAAACAAGTAGTGCAGAAAATACGAAAGAAATTATTCAATTGGATAACAATAGTAGTAAGGTTTCTTTATCCGAAAGTGTACAGATTCTTAAAGATACAGAAGGCTCATACGAACTCGATGAATTAGTAGAACCTCCTGAAAGTTGGAAATTTGTTCAAAATGAAGAAGGGGTCCCAAATGGCGGATTTTCTTCGGATATTTATTGGATAAGGTTTACTGTAGAAAATACTTCGAAAAACGAAGAATGGCTGTTGGAACTTGCAAATACTTTTATCGATAAAGCGATCCTCTATTCTCCAGAACCATCTGGAGAATATTCTTCTATTCAGTTAAGTAATGATCAGTCAGAGTCGGAAGGTGTTTATTCAAAACATCCGCCAGTTTTCAAGCTAGTTTTGCCGAACGATGGCAGAAATACATTTTTTATGCGAGTAGAGTCGCAAGGAGCCATGCATCTTCCTTTAACAATTTGGGACCATACAGCTTACAACACAAAATCTAATCAGACCATGGCGTTAATTGGGTTAATCGGTGGGTTATGTCTTATTTTTTGTTTATGGTGTATCAAATGGTATAGATCTTCTCACCAAGTCAGTTTTCTTTACCTAATTTTCCTGGCGTTTTCAGTGTTAGTAGCTTCTTCTTCATGGAAAGGGTGGAGCTTTTCCTATATTTGGCCGGATGTAGAATGGTGGTATGGACAAACTCTCTTGGTTACGTTCGGTGTAGTCAGTCTCCTGTTTGTATTAATCACAAAAGAACTTTTAACAAACGCTCTTGAATTGTTTTGGCTTTCGAAAGTAACCAAGGTGACAGGTGCTTATGTTCTCTTATCATGGATCCTTTCTTACTTTTCTTATCCAGTTGCAAATGCCATGCTATTTGTATTAGTAACCTTAGCGGTATTGTTATCTTTGAGTATCGCTTTATATGCTTGGAATAAAAGAATTTCCTATGTGAGTTCATATGCTGCAGCGTTATTATTGTCCGTCGCTATCCTCGTTATTTCCTTTTTAACTGCTGCTGCTCTTATACCTTATGTTGAAACCGTTCAATACCTCCTTTGTTTCAGCAGTTATATTGTTCTCTTACTGACGGCAAAAACCTTGTTTGCGAAGGAAAAAGTGCAACTTGAAAAAAATGAACAACTTGAACGGGAAGCAAACGAACGTCAATTGATAAAAATAGAAGCGCTCAAAAGTGCTAATAAACGAAAAGAGGAATTATTGGCATATACTTCAAATGGCCTGCGAACCCCTCTTTATGGCATGATTGGCCTAGCAGAAACAATCCGAGAATCAGCTAATGGAAAAATCACCCCTACTATGGTAAACCAATTAAATGATTTGGTGGCCAACGGAAGAAACATGGCCCATTTAGTAAATGACATTCTCGATTTTTCAAAGCGCAACCAAGCTTCTTCGCGCATTCAAGTTGAAGCTCTTGTCGTTGATAAAATATGCAATGATGTTTTAGCGCTTTGTCGCCCGTTAATTCAAACAGATTTAGTAACTCTTTATCATACTATCCCGTCTTCTTTGCCTAAAGTAGTTGCAGATGCAGATCACTTACAGCAAATTTTGTATAACTTGCTCGACAATTCTATTCGGCACACATACGAGGGCGAAATTGTTGTGTCAGCTCACGTTTTGGGGAAAGAGCTAGAGATATCGGTAAAAGATACAGGAGTAGGTATAAAAGAAGAAAAAATACCAACGTTATTTGAATGGAATAGTACAGAAGAAAAAACGTTGGAGAATCAGGGCATGGGGTTGAAAATCACTAAAAATTTAGTTGAACTTCAAGGTGGAAATTTAAAAGTTGAATCGCAAGAAGGAACAGGCTCACAGTTTAGCTTTACTGTGCCGATATATGAAGATGATGGAGCTGTACAATTTCTAAATAATTACGAGTCCATTACGAAGGAAATGACCGCACCACAGTTAGCCGATTCGATTTTAAAACAACATGCGACTAAAAGAGAGTTGCATGTTCTTGTCATCGACTCAGAAGAAATTAATCGAATTGTGCTCATTCGCCAACTGCTATCGGAAGGTTATCATGCAATAGGAGCAGAGAATGGCCAAACAGCCATGCACCTGTTGTCGTATAAACCAGTGGATTTGATAGTGATGGATGGACGTTTATCCGATATGACCGGTGATGAATTGTGCAGACGAATTCGTATAGAATTTACTTTGACGGAGCTGCCCATTTTAATGTTGTCGAACGTTGATAGCCTTCAGGAAAAGAAGGAAGCTTTTAGAGCTGGAGCCAATGATTATTTACTAAAGCCTTGTGATAAAGAAGAGTTTCTACTCCGTGTCCGGACTTTAGCGAATACGAGCAGTTTAACGCAAGAAATCACCAACTTGAATTATTTTCTTGAGCGGAATGTTAAAGAACGAACCATGGAACTGGAAATTACAAACTTAAATTTGTTGACAGTTAATGATGAAATCCAAGAAATTGAGAAATCTAGAAATGAAATGTTATCCGCAATTTCACATGAATTAGGAACTCCAATAACGTTAATCCATAGTTATATCCAGGCCGTGAAAGAAAGTTTAATTGAAGAAAACAATCCTCGATACTTGGATATGATTCATAAAAAATTATTGCTCCTAGAACGTCTCACAGAGGACCTAGTCGAATTGACCGAATACAAGTCAGGTCACATGACTTTGCGCTTTGTAGAATACGACATGAATAATTGGGTAACAAGGCTAATAGAATCGATGGAATCAGACGTTACGCAAAGTGGACGTGCTTTTAAATTTTTAGGGACAGATAACCAAGATGACATTAACGAGTCTTTGCTAAGAATAGATTTAGATCGTCTAGACCAAGTAATTTCTAATATTCTATGGAACTCTGTAAAGCATACTTCTGCAGAGGAGGGAATGATTACATTGGCAATAGACATTTTAGCGAAAAATAATAATAATATCGTTTTAGATGAAGAGTGTGACGGAGAACTTGTTATTCGAATTGCCGATAACGGCTGCGGAATTAAAAAAGATTCATTGCCCCATATATTTGAACGTTTTTATAAAATCAACAGTTCTGCTAACTATAAAGGGAGCGGACTTGGATTAGCCATTGCTAAAGAAATTATTTTGGCGCATAACGGACAAATATGGGCGGATAGTACAGTAGGGCAAGGAAGCGAATTTATCATTGTATTGCCGTTAACTTTTCAATAA
- a CDS encoding bifunctional diguanylate cyclase/phosphodiesterase, with protein sequence MEKEATSLSFMRILMEGIKEMVFVVEVDEAGSFTYDFFNQAVLEKTVLTPDSKGKTFSEVYPEEMANFLYERYREVIKTNEKKSYEDSFYTKENRLLYSETLLTPLYNETGKCTHIVSLVKDITNEKQAKLESEKIRERLEISSARYQSLYDSNASAIFTLDFTGSIIGGNSASLEISGYSKEELLAENFVCFITGTDQKLAKEHFLLSKRGEVDDIRLQIVKKSGALLSCLVKFIPINVKGTITGFYMSAKDMTELDAISGLYKAGEENFQIIAENVHDVIVLMDQYRQYLYVSPSSENIFGFKADSIVQKEAYYQIHAEDIKRVRNSFDYAAKNSTTFREQLRLLHKNRGWIWTEVAGTPVLGEDKKFNHMVIVARDISTQKEYENRLRHFAYFDALTELPNRRYFQEYVTEKLNMDEQSRKGLAVLILDIDDFKQINDQWGHEIGDGVIQEFGHRLNRCIQGDNIAARLGGDEFVVLLTEIENEAQVTTKAEAIYQAMQMPINVCDLSFEISISMGITMAPDEGTSISTMMKRADLAMYQAKRKEKNTYHLSLT encoded by the coding sequence ATGGAGAAAGAAGCAACTTCATTATCATTTATGCGCATATTAATGGAAGGAATTAAAGAAATGGTATTCGTTGTAGAAGTTGATGAAGCCGGTTCTTTCACATATGATTTTTTTAACCAGGCAGTATTAGAGAAAACTGTACTAACTCCTGATTCTAAAGGAAAGACATTTAGTGAAGTTTATCCTGAAGAGATGGCAAATTTTCTGTATGAAAGATATAGAGAAGTGATTAAAACAAATGAGAAAAAGAGTTATGAAGACTCTTTTTATACAAAAGAAAATAGATTGTTGTATTCGGAAACGTTGTTGACTCCGCTATATAATGAAACGGGAAAATGCACGCATATTGTTAGTTTAGTAAAAGACATTACGAATGAAAAGCAAGCAAAGCTAGAAAGTGAGAAAATTCGTGAGCGACTGGAGATAAGTAGCGCACGTTATCAATCTTTGTATGATAGCAATGCGAGTGCCATATTCACTTTGGACTTTACTGGCAGCATTATAGGAGGAAATTCTGCAAGTCTAGAGATTAGTGGATATTCTAAAGAAGAGTTGTTAGCAGAAAACTTTGTATGTTTTATTACAGGGACAGATCAAAAACTAGCAAAAGAACATTTTCTATTGTCAAAGAGAGGAGAAGTAGACGATATACGTCTTCAAATCGTGAAGAAGTCTGGTGCGCTACTATCTTGTTTAGTGAAGTTTATCCCGATTAATGTAAAAGGAACGATTACTGGTTTTTATATGAGCGCAAAAGATATGACGGAATTAGATGCAATCTCAGGACTTTACAAAGCTGGGGAAGAGAATTTTCAAATTATTGCTGAAAACGTACACGATGTTATTGTCTTGATGGATCAATATAGACAATACTTATATGTCTCGCCATCGTCTGAAAATATATTTGGTTTTAAAGCAGATTCGATTGTGCAAAAAGAAGCTTATTATCAAATACATGCCGAGGATATTAAACGGGTTCGCAATAGCTTTGATTATGCTGCTAAAAATAGTACTACTTTTCGTGAGCAACTTAGATTATTGCATAAAAATAGAGGCTGGATATGGACAGAAGTAGCTGGTACACCTGTTTTAGGAGAAGATAAAAAGTTCAATCATATGGTAATTGTAGCAAGAGATATTTCTACTCAAAAAGAATACGAAAATCGACTCAGACATTTTGCTTATTTCGATGCGTTAACGGAATTGCCAAACCGTCGTTATTTCCAGGAGTACGTGACAGAAAAGTTGAATATGGATGAACAAAGTCGAAAAGGATTGGCCGTTCTTATTTTAGATATAGATGATTTTAAACAGATTAATGATCAATGGGGACATGAAATTGGCGATGGTGTTATTCAAGAGTTTGGGCATCGCCTAAATCGCTGCATTCAAGGAGATAATATCGCTGCCCGTTTAGGTGGAGACGAATTTGTGGTTCTATTGACAGAGATTGAAAATGAGGCACAAGTGACAACAAAAGCGGAAGCTATATACCAGGCTATGCAAATGCCAATTAACGTGTGTGACTTGTCTTTTGAAATCTCAATTAGTATGGGAATTACAATGGCTCCTGATGAAGGTACCTCTATATCTACTATGATGAAGCGAGCGGATTTAGCTATGTATCAAGCGAAACGAAAAGAAAAAAATACCTATCATTTAAGTCTGACATGA
- a CDS encoding GNAT family N-acetyltransferase codes for MTHLTLHTGYQEEETCFIKYQLIKHNKSKVAYTEEEKINLILKDAEENILGGLVGHIDWECFFIDILWVDELLRGLGKGQELIQQAEELAIKKGCRFIRLETFSFQAPEFYKRLGFKEMGKLDDFPKGYTHYYMYKELS; via the coding sequence ATGACTCATTTAACCTTGCATACTGGGTATCAAGAAGAAGAAACGTGTTTTATAAAGTACCAATTAATTAAACATAACAAAAGTAAAGTAGCTTATACCGAAGAAGAAAAAATCAACCTTATTTTAAAAGATGCGGAAGAAAATATACTTGGAGGTCTTGTTGGTCATATCGATTGGGAATGTTTTTTTATCGATATTTTATGGGTCGATGAGTTGTTACGCGGGTTAGGAAAAGGACAAGAATTAATACAGCAAGCTGAAGAACTTGCGATCAAAAAGGGCTGTCGCTTTATTCGTTTAGAAACATTCAGCTTTCAAGCACCGGAATTTTATAAGCGATTGGGATTTAAAGAAATGGGGAAATTAGATGATTTCCCTAAAGGATATACGCATTATTACATGTATAAAGAGCTAAGTTAA
- the uvsE gene encoding UV DNA damage repair endonuclease UvsE: protein MRLGYACMNTELKTVFKTLRVATAEAEGTDKIKELTLKNLHTTLEVIHWNLEHDIYFYRASSSIVPLSTHPINDWIWWEDPDVLAITEEIRSFVEMHNMRISVHPGQYTVINSPKPEVVRKSIEDLEYHDKLIQLLGGTDIILHTGGAYGDKEVAKKRFADVYLELSPSIRQRLRLENDDKTYTVRDVLDVHHMCGVPICFDIHHHNCNNDGESVDFAEILKTWQGFGKPKVHISTGKEGFTDLRHHNLVAETDFQELLRVLNGIDVDIMFEAKLKEQSVLPFVHQYTNK, encoded by the coding sequence ATGAGATTAGGTTATGCCTGTATGAACACGGAATTGAAAACCGTATTTAAAACATTACGAGTAGCAACTGCAGAAGCAGAAGGTACTGATAAGATAAAAGAGCTGACGCTAAAAAATCTACACACGACACTTGAAGTCATCCATTGGAATTTGGAGCACGATATTTATTTTTACCGAGCTTCAAGTTCCATTGTCCCACTCTCTACTCATCCGATTAACGACTGGATATGGTGGGAAGATCCGGACGTATTAGCCATCACTGAAGAAATCCGGTCTTTTGTCGAAATGCACAACATGAGAATTTCTGTCCATCCTGGACAATATACAGTCATTAATTCACCAAAACCCGAAGTTGTCCGAAAATCTATTGAAGACCTTGAGTATCATGACAAACTCATTCAATTGCTCGGTGGTACTGACATTATTCTTCATACCGGTGGTGCATATGGTGATAAAGAAGTCGCAAAAAAACGCTTTGCTGATGTTTATTTAGAGTTATCACCTAGTATTCGCCAGCGATTGCGTTTAGAAAATGACGATAAGACCTACACCGTACGTGACGTTTTAGACGTTCACCATATGTGTGGTGTCCCTATCTGCTTTGATATTCATCATCACAACTGCAACAATGATGGAGAGTCTGTAGACTTTGCAGAAATCCTTAAAACTTGGCAAGGTTTTGGTAAACCAAAAGTCCATATTAGTACCGGAAAAGAAGGTTTTACAGACCTCCGCCACCACAATTTAGTGGCTGAAACTGACTTTCAAGAGCTATTACGTGTGTTAAATGGCATCGATGTTGACATTATGTTTGAAGCTAAACTAAAAGAACAATCTGTCCTTCCTTTTGTTCATCAATATACTAACAAATAA